The Pungitius pungitius chromosome 21, fPunPun2.1, whole genome shotgun sequence genome includes the window CCTCGATCTCGATGAGAAAAATCTCGCCGGGCCTCAGCGGGCGTTTGCTGAAGCACACGCCGTTGGCGAAGCTCTCCACGCGGGTGGCCTGGGTGCCCAAGAGGTCCAGCCTGACGTTGGACCCGTGGACCGGATGGAATTCCATGAACTGATCGGGGAAGGGCTGCATCCCGCCTGAGAGCCTTCAGCCAGGAGCCACATGGTGAGGGAGGTGGACCAGACCCCCCCGACTCTGCTTATCTGTGGGACACTCGCGGGAGCTATTTCTGGACCCCACGCACCAACAGATGgcaaggtatgtgtgtgtgtgtgtgtgtgtgtgtgttgaggggggCTGGCCACCATGCACATGCCCACAGtcacacactcactacacatGCACAAAGATCGTAAAGGGGGTTAAGGGCAGTAacaaagcccctcccccccccccccccacctcgccccccccgggCTGCCGCCCTCATTCAGTTTCACCAGCATGGAGCCATGTGACGTGGAGACATGTCGGGAGGCCTTTCATAGCGGCACTCTAAATATAGTCAGTACAGTCGGGATCTTGTTCTTAGATCCTGTatccggcgggggggggggggggcactgttcAGGAGCACCACCTCGTGCTCCCTGATGGACGGGGGCCATCGTCTCAGACCGTTCTTCACATTGTCATTTCTAGGGCTTCTGGTGTGTAATGTAGGTCGagatggggagggggaaggAAACGAAGAGACATCatatcctcctccttcttctttttcaccgAGTTACAAACCCTGAgttttgtatgtgtttttcCAGATTAAAACACAACGCCCCCCAACGCTGAACTTTAGCCGACAGCGTGTTTCATATCCAGTAATTAGACAGCCTCCACACAAGTGTGGGTGAGCTTTGTGTGCGTCAGTTGGGGCTCCAGGACTCTTAATCTGGATTATCATGCGTGCTCTTCATCATCAGCCTGGTGAGCTGTGATTCTCAGCAGCGCGCGACACATCTGGATGGAGGCAGCCGGtgaagggaggtgtgtgtgtgtgagagagagagagagggagagagagagagagagagagggagagagagagagggagagagagagagagagagagagggagatgttCCACTCGTTGTGCGATTGGAGGACCCAGCAGACGGCATCGCTGACCGGCGCGTTTACTCACGTTCCCAAATCCTCTCTTTGTGTAAGTATATTTTATTCGTCATGTcaacatttgtgttttcattctgtTCTCTCCTCTGAACATCAGCGCTGCACATGTTTGCATTTCTTTCCCAGAAGAAGGCTGTGAGCCCTGTTTGCCTCTGACTGCATTTTGCAGTAACTATAACTTCTAGTTAGTCATAGTCATAGTTATAGTTATAGTCATAGTTATAGTCATAGTCATAGTTATAGTAACAGTGAGTTGTGCTTTAGCCGACGCGCTGTTTGGTTTCCGTCAATTATTCTCACGATGAATGTAATTTTCTTTAGTCGGTTTAATGTCAGAAATGAGAGAAAAGTCTTTTTATTCTGACGTTTAGAAGCTTGAGGACCAGACAAAGTTGGCAGGGGGCCGACGGGCTCGGCTGCCCACATGTGGACACGTGTGCCTGATGTTGCTCTGCAGCCATTGTTTGTTATCTATTCTCAAACCCATCCAGCATTCGGTGGCTGTGCACAGAAACATCTGCATCCATCAGAGCCCTGACGCTGCTCCTCATCAGCACCGCGCCCGGACCCCACGGGATGTTGGTTCAGCCCATAATCCGCTGTGTGATTTGTCCGATTTCAAAGTAAAACCCTGCATTAATGTTAATCTCAGATTGTTACTGATCAGAggacgcatgcacacacacacacacacacacacacagagttacaCATATGATGTTGTTGTGATGCTTTCACTGATTGTAAAGGTTTGATCCAAATCAGAGTATTTTGTAGTATATTTTCAGTACATTCCTTCTGCTCTTGTTTGTCTTTCGTTGTCCTCGTCCAGGTTTTACTCAGCTTTCTTTTACCTGTGACAGGTAGACCCAAAATCTGAAGGACAGATTGGGGGTTAAATATAGGAATTATACAATGAAACATTTGAACAGAACCAGTCCTCtatgcacacatgcatataGTTGAATCAAGTGTGCTATATGATGCATGCTAgcatataaaaatacattatgtTCCTACATTCacttacattcattcatttactggACATATTGTAAAATGACACAACTGCAGCGGCTGTAGTCTCTTATGAAGTCGTATTTGTTTACGGTGATAGAATCTCTGATCAGGTCCTTCCATTCATTTCGTATCCAGTGACAATGAGGTGATGCAAAAAAAGATGACTTAGCTGCAAACAAACATAAACAACAGAGTGAAAAACGAGCAGCAACAGGATTTCAAACTCGTGGACAATATGGCAGCACCAGCCGGTCCGGTTCTAGCGTTCTCCAATTAGCTTGGACGGAGCGGCGGTAGCTTAGCGGCGGTTTAGGCGTCCTGATGTGCGTGTGAGCGCATGTGTTCATTTTCTGGCACTTTGACTGCATGTGTGTCGGTGAGGTTTATCTCCACCGTCCATTTTGGGTCAGAGCAGATTAGTCCGAgtccaccagctgctgtggAATCGGCCGAAATCGTCCCCGCACGGCGGCCACGTAGCAGGGCCCTTGACCCACGGGTTCCCTCCCTGGGACGGCCGTCCCCAAACCTCTGTCCTCTGATGCTGTCCCGTCCTCAGCATCCTGAGGGACAAAGTCAGCGGCCGGATGACGGTTTTCTAAAGCCACgcgaggaggatgaagaaggtCCGGTTTACGCTCTGCGTTACGTAAGAAAGTCTTTAACCGGCTCCAGAGGACacgtgtggtggggggggggggggggggggggactctgcaGGGGGTGAGGCTGGACGGCTGGATGGAAGACGGCGTGCTGAAAACTACCCCAGAAAAGCCTTTTCTTACCATGACGCACACGTCTTTGGTCACAGGGAACAACGGTCTCTTCTATTTTGAACCTTTAACACTCAgaaggctgagggggggggttcaaaggtCCTCAGATGACTGAGTGATCTTCTCCCATTAATGCAGAGATTGCATATGTGACCAGTTTCGTTCTTCACTCGTTTCAGGTGCCTCGGCTGCTGTGATGTGAAATCTagaaaatggcggagagtggaAAGAACGGCGAGAGAAGAGGCCAGGAtgatgggaggagaggaggtggtggcccccccccggccgccGGCATCAAGAGGCACCTCCCGCGGGGCATCGTGATCCAGCTGACGGGCACGGAGGGCGAGTGGGACAGCCTGGACGACGGCGAGCTCATCTTCTCCCTGGACCACGATGACGACtgcccctccgcctccccccccaggGGGGGGCAGCCTTCCGTCGAGGACAACCACAAGCTGCGTTCCCCGGCTTTCCACGTCCCGCTCTCCCCCTCGGACCCCGGCTCTCTGGGCGACTGCTTCCTGTCGCCGggtccttcctcccccccccaccggccccTCGCCAGCCTGGTCAAGTCCCTCTCCACCGAGCTGGAGCTCCAGGAGAGCTCCTCCCTGAGGCCCAGGCCCGTCATCAGCCTGGTGAAGTCCATCTCCACCGAGATCTCCCGCTCGGAGCCGGAGGTGTCGCAGTCCAGGTCCGACTCCCGCCTCAACCTGCACATGTGGAAGCAGCTCACCCAGCCCAGAGGGGACTCccgcaccgcccccccctctcccagcGCACACTCCCCCACCGCCGAGGCTCTGAAAGGGGGCTTCTTCAAAATGGAGCTGGAGGACACCAAGAGGAAGCTCTCTGAGGCCGTGCACGAGCCCTTCAGCAGCATGTTCAGCAAGATCATGAGGGAGGAGGGCAGAGGCCACGGCGCCCCCCAGGTGGGCCCCCGGGGTCCGGGGCACGAAGGTGGCACGGACGCAGTTCTCTCCGAGTCTCCCGTGAGGAACGCCAGAAAAGCCGAGGCTGATGTTTTGCCCGCGTTCGAGTGGCCCGGGAGGGGCCCGCGGGGGCCCCGCTGCCCCGTGCACCACAGCCGGACCGAGGAGCCGGAGCCCAACGCCGCGCCGGACCCCGTCGACGAGCCCCCCGGGCAGAGGGCGAGGGCGTCGCCCACCGGGGCCGCGCCCCTGGTCCGGACCTTcgagccccccccgccccctggcCCTCTGCCCTGCAGGAGTTTGTTCTGCGTGGCGGTGCTGTCCTACGGCTACTTCGTGCTGCCGCTCAGCCCATACCTGTCGGGCCTGGCGCTGGGCCTGGCGCTGGGCTTCTTGCTGGGACTGCTGCTCATCAGGATGGGCTCCCCCAGGTCCCGCCGCTCAGCCTCTGCACACAGGGCGGCACAGACtccgtcaggggggggggttctgccggGCGTCGACGTCGGCACGGAGCCGGACGCGCTGAAGGTAAATCCGTCCCATTCCTCCATCGGCTCCACGGTTCCATCCAAACCGGGTTCTGTTGTAGGTGGCTCTTCTTCTTCAATGAATGTCCAGTGTGAGGCTCTaaccagttagcttagcttagcacgacGAGGAGAACCCAAACCCAGTAAAAGTTAGTTCGTTTTAATTTGTCTCTGAAAGAACACGTCAGCTGACGCTTTCCTTCACAGACTAAAGCTTCTGTAAGTGGTCTGTAACCCAAAGTGCAATTAAAAGCTTTAATAGAACGATGCTATCAGAGCCTCAGCGCTAATTACTGTCCTCCTGACACGGGGCAgaggtcagcccccccccccccccccccacacccccccagaCGCTGTCAGTTCCAGTCCGTTAGCGGAGGACGGGAGGAAGCCTTAATGTGTCGGAGGGCTGGAGAGTGGAGGTGGAAGttgggaatgggggggggggggtcgagataAGTCCCCTGTTCAAGTCATTAGCGGTTGGGCGGAGGGAGCTGCTGAGGTTTCTGGTGTTGAGACCACAGACGCATTAAAGCACAAATCTAATCtcactttgaataaaacgtGGTTTGTTGGAGCCTTCGGAGGAAGCATCGAGCTCCTAAAGGATCATCAGTCACTTCACATTCAGGGAAGGTTTCAGAGTTCCCCTCATTCGATCATCGTTAACCTAAATTCTCAGATTGATCAAGTGTGTTGAGCCAGAGAAGAGGCCCAAGGACACAACTACTGAAGAAGAGAACTACTTTTTGTAATATTCTGTGCATATCCTCGTATCACCACTATCAAGGCAGACTCCATAATCCACCACTCATTCCATGTCAAAATTAATTGAAATCCACAAAGCAGAATTGACCTTTGATGTGTTTTGATTATTATTCACATTTCTGTATCGATGCTCTTTACTTCGATGCGGATGACAATGACATCATGACTTCTCTCTGCTCAGGGCTGGATGAACGAGGTGCAGGACTACGACCCGGAGACGTGGCCTCCGGCTGTGACGCACCCCGTGTTTGCCGCCCTGCGGGGCTCTCGTCTCCGGCTCGACGTCGGGCGCCGCGCCGCGCACGACGAGAGGCCCCACGAGGCCGCCCCCGTGCCGTCACGCTGCTTCCAGCTCGCACACAGCAAAGTACGCTCACTGGTCTGCTTATGTGAGGCTAATGTCTTTTTTTGATGGTaaacagaacaaaagaaaaggccTGATGTGTTTGGTCATGATATCGTGCACAGGGAAACTCACGCATTGATGTTCAAAGGTCTGAGGGAAAATTAACATggagagaaagacacaaatTCAATTATTTGTTAAATCCCCTTTTCAGCTGCTTTAATGAAACATCTGACTGCACAGATCCTCTCTTCTGCTTCGACACAATACAACTGTTTCCCAAAGGTGTTCCTGCTGCCCTCTGTGCTGGCTCGGAAGAGAACGTGGAATCCAAAGTATCCCGTTTGCATCCAACTGGCCGCGGGACCCAGCTCCcgggaggacgagggggggcgAGCGGAGGACGGTCGTCCACGGCCCAGTTCCTCCAAACGCGGCCCGGACCcggacccccccaccaccctttaCCTCTTCGGGCGCAcgggaagagaaaaagaagagtggTTTCGCCACTTCCTGTTCGCGTCCacggaggcggaggcggagaGACGGGGTATGAGACACGTGAATGATGCGTGGAGAcgaagcggtgtgtgtgtgtgggggggggggggcgcggattACATGCTCCAATTCTTTGCTCTCGTTGGTGACATGAAGACAAGGGCTTTGAAATGAGAAGTGTGAACGTCAACAAGTCAGAGACGGACAGACACTCACACGCCATCACATCTCTGGGGGGACGGGGGCCGCGATCAtcgtgaccgtgtgtgtgtgtgtgtgtgtgtgtgtgtgtgttgatacgCTGCCTGTCTTGTCCCAGATGAACCAGCGGGGGCGGCGAGCGTAGCTTCCCCGAGCGGCTTGGACGAGGACGGCGACGCCCCCCCGACGCCCCCGCTCGCATGCGCCCCCCCGACGCCTCCGCTCAGCCAGGCCTCCGCTGGCACCGGGGGCCTCCTCCCGCTGGACTACGCCGGCTACATGGCCCGTCTCCTGGCCGCGGAGGAGGGGGCCCCCCCCTGGAGCCCCGGGGCCCGCGGCGCCGAGACGAGTCCCACGCTCAGAGGAAACGTGAGTGGTGCTCGCAGGTACCATTGGGTGGAGGATTGAGCCTTTCCATTGTTCTGCTCTTCTGGCCTGGCCCTCACCGTGCTGTTCCCACAGTGCACCTGTGATCCGGCGGAGCGGCCCGGTTCGAGCCCGACGGCGTGGGCCAACGCTCTGATCGGTCGAGTCTTCTGGGACTTCCTGCGGGAGAGGCGCTGGTCCGACGCGGTTTCCCACAAGATCCAGAAGAAGCTGAGCAAAATCAGAGTGCGAAGCGTTTTCCTGAGAAAAGACACGCTGTGTCAATTTGAAGTCACGGACGGAGTTGAAATGTGACGCATTTTTATGTCATTTATCATTTCACAGCTGCCTTATTTCATGAATGAGCTGACTCTGACTGAGCTGGACATGGGCTGCTCCATGCCACAGATCACCTCTGCCTCCGGACCACAGGTCAACCACAGAGGTGAGGACAGAGCGGGGGGGTCCGACGCATGGCACGCGGCAGAAGGCCTCGTTGCCCGGGTGATTACGGCGAGCATCAGACCCGACCCCGCTGTCATCCGGTTGTAATCTCAGCTGCAGACTCATCGCGCCGCGACCTCCGACATTCGCAGCGCATTAGCCCCTGCGAAGCGTGTGTTTTAAAATCGTCCCCCACTGACGAGAGGAAAGTGTGTCAGCGACTTTAACCTCCACCCCTGTTCCCCCCGGAACCACCTGCCTCCCAATTATCCTGTTTCAGCTCCTGACGGGGCTTTAGAAATATGTCCTGATTTGAATTAAATTCAGTTTCGAGGCTTGATCATCACTGTAAAAGCTGTTTTAATCCGCCCACcatgcaccgtgtgtgtgtgtgtgtgtgtgtgagagagagagagtccggTCTTGGTTTTGGTGGCCTGGTGCTGACCTCCTCTCGCCGCCCCCTGCAGGCCTGTGGGTGGAGCTGCAGCTCGTGTACACCGGCGCCCTGCAGATGACCCTGCAGACAAAGTTCAACCTGTCCAGGCTGGGCAAAGACGGCGGTCAGGAGGCCGACTGCGCGGCCGAAGCCGCCAGCCACcggtcagcacacacacacacacacacagacctctctTCCACCCCCCCTGATACACATGACATCGATAAGCAGAGAcctgccgaggggggggggggggggggggggattacgggCTTTACGCAGAGGGGGAAAACTTGTGTTTGTTAATCTCGTCAAGCCTTCAGACAAGTGGAAGAGCATGAAGAGCATCTGTCCACGATGCTCACATGGACTCTGTGATCCGGCTGCAGGCCCGTGGTCGGCGTGTTGGCGGACAGCGACGAGGAGTCGTCCAGCGCGGGCTCGTCCGACGAGGAGGAGCCGCCGGCGTCCGAGCCTCAGGCCCCGGCAGGGGAGAGAGGCTGCTCGCCGGCTCCT containing:
- the tex2l gene encoding testis-expressed protein 2; the protein is MAESGKNGERRGQDDGRRGGGGPPPAAGIKRHLPRGIVIQLTGTEGEWDSLDDGELIFSLDHDDDCPSASPPRGGQPSVEDNHKLRSPAFHVPLSPSDPGSLGDCFLSPGPSSPPHRPLASLVKSLSTELELQESSSLRPRPVISLVKSISTEISRSEPEVSQSRSDSRLNLHMWKQLTQPRGDSRTAPPSPSAHSPTAEALKGGFFKMELEDTKRKLSEAVHEPFSSMFSKIMREEGRGHGAPQVGPRGPGHEGGTDAVLSESPVRNARKAEADVLPAFEWPGRGPRGPRCPVHHSRTEEPEPNAAPDPVDEPPGQRARASPTGAAPLVRTFEPPPPPGPLPCRSLFCVAVLSYGYFVLPLSPYLSGLALGLALGFLLGLLLIRMGSPRSRRSASAHRAAQTPSGGGVLPGVDVGTEPDALKGWMNEVQDYDPETWPPAVTHPVFAALRGSRLRLDVGRRAAHDERPHEAAPVPSRCFQLAHSKVFLLPSVLARKRTWNPKYPVCIQLAAGPSSREDEGGRAEDGRPRPSSSKRGPDPDPPTTLYLFGRTGREKEEWFRHFLFASTEAEAERRDEPAGAASVASPSGLDEDGDAPPTPPLACAPPTPPLSQASAGTGGLLPLDYAGYMARLLAAEEGAPPWSPGARGAETSPTLRGNCTCDPAERPGSSPTAWANALIGRVFWDFLRERRWSDAVSHKIQKKLSKIRLPYFMNELTLTELDMGCSMPQITSASGPQVNHRGLWVELQLVYTGALQMTLQTKFNLSRLGKDGGQEADCAAEAASHRPVVGVLADSDEESSSAGSSDEEEPPASEPQAPAGERGCSPAPDGTGGGKTGRKILRFMDKIAKSKYFQKAAENEFIKKKFEEMSNTPLLLTVEVQELSGTLVVNIPPPPTDRIWYSFRAPPKLDLHVRPKLGEREVTFCHVTEWIEKKLQDEFQKVFVLPNMDDVCLPVMRSLVDARPSSESTERLPAGGHESD